A stretch of the Procambarus clarkii isolate CNS0578487 unplaced genomic scaffold, FALCON_Pclarkii_2.0 HiC_scaffold_1165, whole genome shotgun sequence genome encodes the following:
- the LOC123770382 gene encoding uncharacterized protein — MEADDQPRPKLPATTHTSSHDPHFQPRPKLPATTQTSSHDPNCQPRPKLPATTQTSSHDPNFQHDPNFQPRPKLPATTQTSSHDPNFQPRPKLPATTQTSSHDPNFQPRPKLPATTQTSSHDPNFQPRPKLPATTQTSSHDPNFQPRPKLPATTQTSSHDPNFQPRPKLPATTQTSSHDPNFQPRPKLPATTQTSSHDPHFQPRPTLPATTQTSSHDPHFQPRPKLPATTQTSSHDPHFQPRPKLPVTTQTSSHDPNCQPRPKLPATTQTFSHDQHCVTLTYPGQQIRQRFSTTSGNKEL; from the coding sequence ACGACCAGCCACGACCCAAACTTCCAGCCACGACCCACACTTCCAGCCACGACCCACACTTCCAGCCACGACCCAAACTTCCAGCCACGACCCAAACTTCCAGCCACGACCCAAACTGCCAGCCACGACCCAAACTTCCAGCCACGACCCAAACTTCCAGCCACGACCCAAACTTCCAGCACGACCCAAACTTCCAGCCACGACCCAAACTTCCAGCCACGACCCAAACTTCCAGCCACGACCCAAACTTCCAGCCACGACCCAAACTTCCAGCCACGACCCAAACTTCCAGCCACGACCCAAACTTCCAGCCACGACCCAAACTGCCAGCCACGACCCAAACTTCCAGCCACGACCCAAACTTCCAGCCACGACCCAAACTTCCAGCCACGACCCAAACTTCCAGCCACGACCCAAACTTCCAGCCACGACCCAAACTTCCAGCCACGACCCAAACTTCCAGCCACGACCCAAACTTCCAGCCACGACCCAAACTTCCAGCCACGACCCAAACTTCCAGCCACGACCCAAACTTCCAGCCACGACCCAAACTTCCAGCCACGACCCAAACTTCCAGCCACGACCCACACTTCCAGCCACGACCCACACTTCCAGCCACGACCCAAACTTCCAGCCACGACCCACACTTCCAGCCACGACCCAAACTTCCAGCCACGACCCAAACTTCCAGCCACGACCCACACTTCCAGCCACGACCCAAACTTCCAGTCACGACCCAAACTTCCAGCCACGACCCAAACTGCCAGCCACGACCCAAACTTCCAGCCACGACCCAAACTTTCAGCCACGACCAG